Part of the Paenibacillus sp. YPG26 genome, GATGACAACAATATAGTCTTGCCCATGTCTGATTGCTGACGAATAAATGTTCTGAACCAGCGAATTCCTGTTGGGTCAAGTCCATTAGTCGGTTCATCAAGAACAAGATATTGAGGGTCTCCCAATAAAGCCGCAGCAAGTCCGAGGCGTTGTCCCTCACCCACTGATAAAGTTCCTAGCTTCGCTTTGTTTCTATTTGACAGACCAACTACACTCAGTACCTCAGATACACGCCGGATAGAGATGTTGTTGCTTTGTGCTATGATTTTCAGATGGGTCTCCACTCTCCTGGATGGATTCCCTCCTATTCCGTCAAATGTGGCTCCTACTACCTTCAAAGGAGCAGCAAAAGATACATAATTACGCCCGCCGAAGGTTGCCGTTCCAATTGAACGATCTAGTCCTAATAAAATACGAAGAGTTGAACTTTTACCTGCACCATTGGGTCCAAGAAAAGCCGTGATTCTCCCTGGCCTAGCTACAAAAGACACCTCGTTAAGGATATCTCTGCCTCCTTGCCGTTTGGATAAATTCGATATAACAATATGGCCCGTAGTATCCATCGATTTAAATATCCCTCCATACATTACTAAATTCAGTTCTAATCATACATCCACTGCCACGCAGTTTTTCTTTCACGTAACAAACAACAACCTACATGTAACAATTGGAAATGATGTGTTAGAAGTTAATAAATGGATACGGGGACCGGTATCTTTTATAATGATTGTAAGGGGTTTCCATAAATAACAGGGGGGAGCGAATCGGTGGTTATTAGAGTTGCTATTTGTGATGATGTACCTGATCTAGCAAAAACGATCGAAGATTTAATGTTAGACTATGACTCTTCGCTATTTGAGATTGATATATTCTACAGTCCATTCCGACTGATTGAATATCTTGAAGCACATACATATGATTTGTTTGTCTTGGATATTGAGTTTCCCGATTTATCCGGAATAGAGATTGCGGAGACCATCAGACGGCATAACACTTCTTGTCCAATTATCTTCATCACGAGCTTCAAAGAGTATATGGAGAAGGCTTTTAAGGTTAACACGTTTGATTACATTTTGAAGCCAGTAACCAAAGCCTCCTTGTATCCAGCCCTGGATCGCGCGATTAAATATCTGGATTTGGATTCTTCCAAATTCATGTTCACCTTCAACAAGGTTTTTTACAGCTTATCTTTTAGTGAAATTATTTACTTTGAGAAAAATAAACGAAGTGTGCTTATTCATACACCCTCGGGAACCTATGAGACGATACTTCCGACAAAAACCCTTTTATCCAAGATTAATGAGCATTTTGTGCAGGTTCACACCTCATATATCGTTAATATTAGACATGTGAAGCAGATCAGCCATAATACCATTATTGCCCGCTTAAGTGGGAAGGACACTGTGGAAATACCCATAAGTCGTAAATACATTGACCATGCCCGAACACAAATTTTAATGAAACTAAGGGACTTCATATGATGAATAAACAAGATTCAAGAAAGAAACCAACAAATGTATATCTTCAAATGACACTCGCGTCCCTAATTTTGGTATTGATTCTTGGTTCGGGTACGGTTGTATTATCTGAGAGCACCTTTATTAACAATCCAAAATCTACTTTAGTATTGATTGCGGCTTGTGTTATTTATATGAATATTTGCATCCTATATTTCTACAGATCCCTCGGTAACTATTACAAGCAGCTTGAGAGAGCCACCACGCAAAAAATTGCCTACGAGGCGGAGTTGAGGTTCTTCAAGCAGCTTAAGCATTCTCAAGCTAAACTCTATGCAATGAAACATGACCTGAACAATCAGTACATCGTTCTAATGGGGATGTTAAATAAGGGGGATGTTGCTGGGGCTGAGAAATATCTAGAGAGTTCGATGCAAAAAGTCGAACATCTTGATTATTTTTTCACAAATAATTATGTGCTGAACTACCTTCTTAATGAGAAGAAGTCGATTGCCGAGAGCCACGGCGTAACTTTTAACGTCAAATCTTTTCTCTCGGACAAAATAACCTTAGATACGGATATTATCGCTGTAGTGCTAGGTAATTTAATAGATAATGCCTTAAACGCAGTCTTACGTCTCTCTAACCCTCAAGAGAAAGAGATTTCACTTCTTATCAAACAATTTGATAATAACCTGCTTATCGAAATTACGAATATGTTCGATCCTACGGAGCTGGGAACTCGCAAAAATAGACAAATCAAGGGGATCGGGATTAAAAATATCAAAAGAATTGTTGAGGAGAATGGCGGCATTTATAGACAATGGGTTCAAGATCGTCAGTATACCGTTAGCATACTTATACTTAATGTATATGAAACAGAAATTAATCTCTCCCCCGTCCATTAATTCACTTCGATAACAAAAACCGATGAAGTATCACCACTTGAATAGTCTCCAACACCAGATGCCCATACCGCCGAAACGTGGTAGTAATAAGTCCCTTTTTCTAAAGGTGCACTAAAATATCCTTCCTTCAAGAGCACGGGGACTGGTGTATCGTTATCCTTTAACTGATGAAGGTTCAACACCTTCGGAGCAGGCTTGTAGTCGTAGGAAATATATACTCTTTCTCCGGCGCCCACAACAGTTGGTTTCTCACCTTCCAACAGGGTTCTTCCTCCTACATAGTCAGCACAGCCTAACTTACCCCAGCAATAACTACTTTGCGTCACTTTGATCGGGGATGTCCGTGAAGTTACCCTGGGGAGCGGTGGGGATTCTTCATGCACAGGAATACCCACCCGTGCAGCGAAGCCTTCAAGCC contains:
- a CDS encoding ATP-binding cassette domain-containing protein; the protein is MDTTGHIVISNLSKRQGGRDILNEVSFVARPGRITAFLGPNGAGKSSTLRILLGLDRSIGTATFGGRNYVSFAAPLKVVGATFDGIGGNPSRRVETHLKIIAQSNNISIRRVSEVLSVVGLSNRNKAKLGTLSVGEGQRLGLAAALLGDPQYLVLDEPTNGLDPTGIRWFRTFIRQQSDMGKTILLSSHILSEVEAVADDVIIINDGRIIAAGELQHVMSNLESLEDVFFSLTEGGRGDGGIF
- a CDS encoding GHKL domain-containing protein, whose protein sequence is MMNKQDSRKKPTNVYLQMTLASLILVLILGSGTVVLSESTFINNPKSTLVLIAACVIYMNICILYFYRSLGNYYKQLERATTQKIAYEAELRFFKQLKHSQAKLYAMKHDLNNQYIVLMGMLNKGDVAGAEKYLESSMQKVEHLDYFFTNNYVLNYLLNEKKSIAESHGVTFNVKSFLSDKITLDTDIIAVVLGNLIDNALNAVLRLSNPQEKEISLLIKQFDNNLLIEITNMFDPTELGTRKNRQIKGIGIKNIKRIVEENGGIYRQWVQDRQYTVSILILNVYETEINLSPVH
- a CDS encoding LytTR family DNA-binding domain-containing protein — protein: MVIRVAICDDVPDLAKTIEDLMLDYDSSLFEIDIFYSPFRLIEYLEAHTYDLFVLDIEFPDLSGIEIAETIRRHNTSCPIIFITSFKEYMEKAFKVNTFDYILKPVTKASLYPALDRAIKYLDLDSSKFMFTFNKVFYSLSFSEIIYFEKNKRSVLIHTPSGTYETILPTKTLLSKINEHFVQVHTSYIVNIRHVKQISHNTIIARLSGKDTVEIPISRKYIDHARTQILMKLRDFI